A single genomic interval of Caldisalinibacter kiritimatiensis harbors:
- the nagB gene encoding glucosamine-6-phosphate deaminase, with the protein MKILIVNDYTEMSRKAANIVASQIILKNDSVIGLATGDTPKGMYKELVRLYNNGDIDFTEVKTFNLDEYYGLDKTNSQSYHYYMMENLFNHVNIKRENINIPNGMAESIEKECEEYERKIEEAGGIDLQVLGIGRNGHIGFNEPDLKFEAKTHLVRLDDDTIKANSRFFESIEEVPTLAISMGIKTIMHARKIILLASGEGKAEAIYKTVKGKITPEMPASVLQLHPDVTLIVDKKAASLL; encoded by the coding sequence ATGAAAATACTAATCGTAAATGACTACACTGAAATGAGTAGAAAAGCTGCAAACATCGTAGCGAGCCAAATAATACTTAAAAACGACAGCGTAATAGGGCTTGCAACAGGGGATACCCCAAAGGGAATGTATAAAGAATTAGTAAGACTATACAACAATGGTGACATAGATTTCACAGAAGTAAAAACATTTAACTTAGACGAATACTATGGATTAGATAAGACTAATTCTCAAAGTTATCATTATTATATGATGGAAAACTTATTTAATCATGTAAATATAAAAAGAGAAAATATCAATATACCAAATGGAATGGCAGAAAGCATAGAAAAGGAATGTGAAGAGTATGAAAGGAAAATCGAAGAAGCAGGTGGCATAGATCTTCAAGTATTGGGGATAGGAAGAAATGGACACATAGGATTTAACGAACCTGACCTTAAATTCGAAGCCAAAACCCATCTTGTAAGATTAGACGATGACACAATAAAAGCAAATTCAAGATTTTTTGAGTCAATAGAAGAAGTACCTACATTAGCAATAAGTATGGGGATTAAAACTATAATGCATGCAAGAAAGATAATACTATTAGCATCCGGAGAAGGAAAAGCAGAAGCTATATATAAAACAGTAAAGGGTAAAATAACTCCGGAAATGCCTGCATCAGTTCTACAGCTTCATCCAGATGTAACACTTATAGTAGATAAAAAAGCAGCTTCACTATTATAA
- the nagA gene encoding N-acetylglucosamine-6-phosphate deacetylase: MILLKKIYALINGKIILENNIIENKVLIFNEKIIDILNPNDLDKYPNVIPIDVKGNYISPGFIDIHIHGAGSSDAMDGTPEAIENISKTVAKTGTTSFLPATMTMDKQSIYKALDAIKKGMKNKTTGAKVLGAHLEGPFINEKYKGAQDSKYIMKPDYDFIKDYLDVIKIITLAPEMDNQYEFITKTKENTDIVLSIGHSNATYSEAKKAIKKGISHGTHLFNAMSPMHHREPGVVGAIFNTNTTCELIADKIHVHPELFQLILNIKGKNNLVLITDSMRAGGLKEGIYELGGQKVIVKDNSARLENNTLAGSVLTLNKAVKNILDNTKLNLNEAVKLVTLNPAKVIGIDDKKGSIAIGKNADITVFNKDFNIHLTIVEGNIAYNNL, from the coding sequence GTGATACTATTGAAAAAAATATATGCCTTAATAAACGGAAAAATAATCCTTGAAAATAATATAATTGAAAACAAGGTATTAATATTTAATGAAAAAATAATAGACATATTAAATCCAAATGATTTAGATAAATATCCTAATGTAATACCTATAGACGTAAAAGGTAACTACATATCACCAGGGTTTATAGATATACACATACATGGTGCTGGTAGTAGTGATGCAATGGACGGTACACCAGAAGCAATAGAAAATATAAGTAAAACTGTAGCAAAAACAGGAACTACTTCATTTTTACCTGCTACTATGACCATGGATAAACAAAGTATATATAAAGCATTAGATGCAATAAAGAAAGGTATGAAAAACAAAACAACAGGAGCAAAAGTGTTAGGAGCACACCTAGAAGGACCCTTTATAAACGAAAAATATAAAGGAGCACAGGATTCTAAATATATAATGAAGCCAGATTATGATTTTATTAAAGACTATCTTGACGTTATAAAGATTATCACATTAGCTCCAGAGATGGACAATCAATATGAATTTATAACAAAAACAAAGGAAAATACCGATATAGTTTTATCAATAGGTCATTCAAATGCTACATACAGCGAAGCTAAAAAAGCTATAAAAAAGGGAATAAGCCACGGAACCCACTTGTTTAATGCAATGTCACCTATGCATCATAGAGAACCTGGAGTAGTAGGAGCTATATTTAATACTAATACAACGTGTGAACTAATAGCAGATAAAATCCATGTACATCCTGAATTATTTCAATTAATTTTAAATATCAAAGGAAAAAATAATTTAGTTTTAATAACAGATTCAATGAGAGCAGGAGGATTAAAAGAGGGTATATATGAACTAGGAGGACAAAAGGTAATAGTTAAAGATAATTCAGCTAGATTAGAAAACAACACTTTAGCTGGTAGTGTTCTTACATTAAATAAAGCAGTTAAAAACATATTAGATAATACGAAATTAAACTTAAATGAAGCAGTAAAATTAGTTACCCTTAACCCAGCTAAAGTGATAGGTATAGATGATAAAAAAGGAAGTATAGCTATAGGGAAAAACGCAGACATAACAGTTTTCAATAAAGACTTTAATATACATTTAACAATAGTGGAGGGAAATATAGCATACAACAATTTGTAG